A window from Neodiprion fabricii isolate iyNeoFabr1 chromosome 2, iyNeoFabr1.1, whole genome shotgun sequence encodes these proteins:
- the LOC124176918 gene encoding dnaJ homolog shv, producing the protein MAAAQLTRIFLVNLILCVLFVLAGRDFYSILGVSRNANTHTIKKAYRRLAKELHPDKNKDDPDSSQKFQDLGAAYEVLSDTEKREMYDRCGEECLKKDGMMNNADPFASFFGDFGFHFGGDSQHQHETPKGANIVMELPVTLEELYSGNFIEITRNKPVMKAAAGTRKCNCRQEMVTRNLGPGRFQMMQQTVCDECPNVRLVNEERTLEVEVEPGMVDGQETRFTAEGEPHLDGDPGDLIIKIRTQPHPVFERVQDDLYANVTISLQDALIGFTMEIDHLDGHKVTIQRDKITWPGARIRKKGEGMPNYENNNLHGTLYITFNVEFPKSEFSETEKEDIKKLLRQGSVNKVYNGLRGY; encoded by the exons CTCCATCCTCGGGGTATCACGAAATGCAAATACCCATACAATAAAAAAGGCGTACAGAAGATTGGCCAAGGAATTGCACCCGGATAAGAACAAGGATGATCCGGACTCATCACAAAAGTTCCAGGACTTGGGGGCTGCCTACGAGGTTCTCTCTGACacagaaaaaagagaaatgtaCGATAGGTGTGGTGAGGAGTGTCTGAAAAAAGATGGCATGATGAACAATGCCGATCCCTTTGCCAGCTTCTTTGGTGACTTTGGATTTCATTTTGGCGGTGATTCACAGCACCAACATGAAACCCCCAAGGGAGCAAACATTGTCATGGAACTGCCAGTGACGTTGGAAGAACTTTATAGCGGAAACTTTATAGAG ATAACAAGGAACAAGCCAGTAATGAAAGCTGCCGCGGGAACGCGAAAGTGTAACTGCAGGCAAGAAATGGTAACACGAAATCTAGGCCCAGGTAGATTCCAGATGATGCAGCAAACAGTTTGCGACGAATGTCCGAACGTCAGATTAGTAAACGAAGAACGGACACTGGAAGTCGAAGTGGAACCGGGGATGGTGGATGGACAGGAAACGAGATTCACTGCCGAAGGGGAACCGCATTTGGATGGAGATCCCGGAGATTTAATAATCAA AATACGCACCCAACCGCATCCCGTTTTCGAAAGAGTTCAAGATGATCTTTATGCCAATGTGACTATATCTCTGCAGGACGCTTTGATAGGGTTCACTATGGAGATCGATCACCTAGATGGGCACAAAGTCACCATACAGAGGGATAAAATAACTTGGCCAGGAGCTAGGATCCGAAAGAAGGGCGAGGGCATGCCcaattatgaaaataacaaCCTCCATGGTACTTTGTACATCACGTTTAACGTAGAGTTCCCAAAATCCGAATTTTCGGAAACCGAAAAAGAAG ATATCAAGAAGCTCCTGCGGCAGGGTTCTGTAAACAAAGTGTACAATGGACTAAGAGGgtattag